A genome region from Schistocerca nitens isolate TAMUIC-IGC-003100 chromosome 4, iqSchNite1.1, whole genome shotgun sequence includes the following:
- the LOC126252615 gene encoding uncharacterized protein LOC126252615, with the protein MKNRVEDRQFQMQLSRRSTVSCSKIGGSMSVNLLNAFLKLPMAQWKKLLTETLDYRKLFVFCTMILKAALSAPVPTATTVVVPDINDKGKELTAAETHYIGFRGWNGYIHPSLFSRRGYGWSSSGLGNWGSYGGGWGSNSGSGGLDGYGGLGGWGGFGGYNGYGTYGGWPGYINYGSYNGWLG; encoded by the exons ATGAAGAACAGAGTGGAAGACCGCCAGTTTCAGATGCAATTGTCTAgaagatcaacagtgagctgctcaaagatTGGAGGGTCAATGTCCGTGAACTTGTTGAATGCATTCCTGAAGCTTCCCATGGCACAATGGAAAAAACTTTTAACAGAAACGTTGGATTATCGCAAG CTGTTTGTGTTCTGTACCATGATCTTAAAAGCTGCACTTTCGGCCCCTGTTCCCACTGCAACAACTGTAGTGGTCCCTGACATAAATGACAAAGGAAAGGAGCTCACAGCAGCAGAAACACATTATATTGGCTTCAGGGGCTGGAATGGTTACATCCACCCATCCCTCTTCTCCAGACGAGGCTATGGTTGGAGTAGTAGCGGCCTTGGGAATTGGGGTTCCTATGGAGGAGGATGGGGTTCCAATAGTGGAAGCGGAGGTTTAGACGGCTATGGTGGACTCGGAGGCTGGGGAGGTTTTGGTGGCTATAATGGTTATGGAACATATGGAGGATGGCCTGGCTATATTAATTATGGCAGTTACAATGGTTGGTTAGGATGA